The following are encoded in a window of Dictyostelium discoideum AX4 chromosome 6 chromosome, whole genome shotgun sequence genomic DNA:
- the rad17 gene encoding hypothetical protein: MSGLGYSKGGEGNKDKDKMSPTNKRPLSSPSSSQSNLKSLKTNNNSSSININSSNNKNNKNVKIADDEIEDIEECDDNFTFRPKSQSFMSSSNKKQIHLPLSQNSIRSINNNNNNNNNNNNNNNNNNNNNNNNNNNNSIIGNSGRIKFQPSPSSSPSSSSSSSSSSKFNKPSSPTSSFILTSVSTSTNQTVNIINKINSLKEDEEDEEKFFCIYADKCTDKSDIHLKEYKHNKNNIPKQQQSSNNKTSPTSNRGLSLPINNNNNNSNNNYNNNNSVINTKQTKSPPSTPHIKEKTDKELKRGLKEKKEKEEEEKIKKEQELALLKKDEEELLSFNALDGIIKLTPIPTFQTPQPQLQQQPQSQPQQQPQSQPSNSPTLKSTSISTTTSTSTNLSPPFKNKLKKTQQQHQVLIEDDIFDDSFFADIDIDDTGDIINNNNNNNNNNNNNNNNNNNNNIPRSNSFNIKTSMSNIKRNNTNSNINTTTTISNNNNNNNNNNNNNNNNNNNNNNNNNNNNNNNNNINNNNNKNDNSENIDNSDKMFVDKHFPRSESDLVVHKKRIDMVKIWLQSRFKELSTNQPIEQKLLFLTGPTGVGKSSLIRVLSKSMEFDIEEWINPSIVLTRDMNDSLSTPYSSTLEEFKKWLKFNGQGFSIFGNGNNNNKKILFVEEFPNVTLDNRIDFVETFENFLHSSRYPLIFILSDTFSGNSSLYQLFPSSFLNNNPQILHINFNPIAPTQLLKTLEKITYLEGYSHSISSVQLKSIADESAGDIRAAIHSLEFYCVGKNHKLINKSTTIPKKKRNSGGSGVNKKQKDEIEDIGNDSNLNINGGGGSGSSRGITRNRDSIITLFHSVGKILYNKRISDSNPYKPESTWYKQKYHRQLPENVVEEVFENSHMDFNTFLHFIHENYSSFYQSIDEVSDSLDYLCDSDVYDSKKLHSNSSMSTYNDMLPKSSISVALRGFTYCKTQSTQTRFFHFIKPRINDSFYKSTQYKQQIDNCISNRIQLSNGGYSNINSFSHIPQSILQKNSLLLYTLPFMRLINQFNIRSNNRNNNNNNNNNINNSNNDIISSIMKFDNKLLNDFCYFKSKYDLNQYTFSKDNQISENNFTSLDEVDENTDSKQELDDQINKTNNNDNNDVDQNSEDDNKNNNNNNNNNNNNNNNNNNNNNNAPRFNSIYGNNEVLLIDDIVD, encoded by the exons ATGAGTGGTTTAGGCTATTCGAAAGGAGGAGAAggtaataaagataaagataaaatgtCGCCAACAAACAAAAGGCCATTAAGCTCACCCTCATCATctcaatcaaatttaaaatctttaaaaacaaataacaatagtagtagcataaatattaatagtagtaataataagaataataaaaatgtaaaaatagCAGATGATGAAATCGAAGACATTGAAGAATGTGACGATAATTTCACATTTAGACCGAAATCTCAAAGTTTTAtgtcatcatcaaataaaaaacaaatccaTTTACCACTGTCACAGAATTCAATAAGgagtataaataataataataataataataataataataataataataataataataataataataataataataataataataataataatagtattattggAAATAGTGGTAGAATTAAGTTTCAACCATCACCATCCTCTTcaccatcttcttcatcatcatcatcatcctcatccaaatttaataaaccatCATCACCTACATCTTCTTTTATTTTGACATCAgtttcaacatcaacaaatcAAACAGTTaacattataaataaaattaatagtcTCAAAgaggatgaagaagatgaagaaaaatTCTTTTGCATCTATGCTGACAAATGTACAGATAAATCAGATattcatttaaaagaatacaaacataataaaaataatataccTAAACAACAgcaatcatcaaataataaaacatcaCCAACTTCAAATAGAGGATTATCACTTCcgataaacaataataataataatagtaataataactacaataataacaatagtgtAATAAACACGAAACAAACaaaatcaccaccatcaacaccacatattaaagaaaaaacagATAAAGAGTTGAAAAGAGGacttaaagaaaaaaaggaaaaagaagaggaagaaaaaataaaaaaagaacaagaactagcattattaaaaaaggatGAAGaggaattattatcattcaaTGCATTAGATGGGATTATTAAACTTACTCCAATACCTACTTTTCAaacaccacaaccacaattacaacaacaaccacaatcacaaccacaacaacaacctcaatCACAACCATCAAATTCACCAACATTAAAATCAACCTCAATATCAACCACTACATCTACATCTACAAATCTATCGccaccatttaaaaataaactaaagAAAACCCAACAACAGCACCAAGTTTTAATAGAAGATGATATTTTTGATGATTCATTTTTTGCagatattgatattgatgacACAGGTGACATcattaacaacaataacaataacaataacaataacaataacaataacaataacaataacaataataacattcCTAGAAGTAACtcatttaatataaaaaccTCAATGAGTAATatcaaaagaaataatactaatagtaatattaataccaccactacaatcagtaataataataataataataataataataataataataataataataataataataataataataataataataataataataataataataataataatattaataataataataataaaaatgataatagtgaaaatattgataatagtgATAAAATGTTTGTTGATAAACATTTCCCTAGATCAGAATCTGATCTTGTTGtacataaaaaaagaatagatATGGTTAAGATATGGTTACAAAGTAGATTTAAAGAACTTTCAACTAATCAACcaatt gaacaaaaacttttatttttaacaggACCAACTGGAGTTGgtaaatcatcattaattagAGTATTATCAAAGAGTATGGAATTTGATATTGAAGAATGGATTAATCCATCGATTGTATTGACTAGGGATATGAATGATTCATTATCAACACCTTATAGTTCAACATTGGAAGAATTTAAGAAATGGTTAAAATTTAATGGTCAAGGATTCTCAATCTTTGGTAAtggtaacaataataataaaaagatattgtTTGTTGAAGAATTTCCAAATGTAACATTAGATAATAGGATTGATTTCGTAGAGACATTTGAAAACTTTTTACATTCTAGTAGATACCCATTGATTTTCATTCTGTCTGACACTTTCTCTGGTAATAGTTCATTGTATCAATTGTTTCCATCGAGTttcttaaataataatccacaAATTTTACATATAAACTTTAATCCCATTGCACCAACACAACTATTAAAAACTTTAGAAAAGATTACCTATTTAGAAGGTTACTCTCATTCAATCTCTTCagttcaattaaaatcaatcgCTGATGAAAGTGCCGGTGATATTAGAGCTGCAATTCATTCTTTAGAATTTTACTGTGTTGGTAAAAATCATAAATTAatcaataaatcaacaacaataccaaagaaaaaaagaaatagtggtggtagtggagttaataaaaaacaaaaagatgaaattgaagatataggaaatgattcaaatcttaatattaatggtggtggtggtagtggcaGTAGTAGAGGAATAACAAGAAATAGAGATTcaataataacattatttCATTCAGTtggtaaaattttatataataagaGAATATCAGATTCAAATCCATATAAACCAGAATCAACATGGTATAAACAAAAGTATCATAGGCAATTACCAGAGAATGTTGTTGAAGaagtttttgaaaattctCATATGGATTTCAATACTTTCTTACACTTTATTCATGAAAACTATTCATCATTttatcaatcaattgatgaagTATCCGATTCATTGGATTACCTTTGTGATAGTGATGTTTATGATTCAAAGAAACTTCATTCAAACTCATCAATGTCTACCTATAATGATATGTTACCCAAATCATCAATATCGGTTGCATTAAGAGGTTTCACCTATTGTAAAACACAATCAACTCAAACTAGATTTTTCCATTTCATTAAGCCTAGAATTAATGATTCCTTTTATAAATCAACTCAATATAAACAACAAATCGATAATTGTATCTCAAATAGAATTCAACTTTCAAATGGTGgttattcaaatattaactCTTTCTCTCACATTCCTCAatcaattttacaaaaaaattcattattacttTATACTTTACCATTTATGCgtttaatcaatcaatttaatATACGTTCAAATAATaggaataataataataataataataacaatattaataatagtaataatgacataatatcatcaataatgaaatttgatAACAAACTCttaaatgatttttgttattttaagtcaaaatatgatttaaatcaatataccttttcaaaagataatcaaatctctgaaaataatttcaccTCATTGGATGAAGTGGATGAAAATACCGATTCAAAACAAGAATTAGatgatcaaattaataaaactaataataatgataataatgatgttgATCAAAATagtgaagatgataataaaaataataataataataataataataataataataataataataataataataataataataataatgcacctagatttaattcaatatatGGAAACAATGAAGTTTTACtaattgatgatattgtAGATTAA